The proteins below are encoded in one region of Catenulispora sp. GP43:
- a CDS encoding sensor histidine kinase — translation MKSPAWLPRARDLAVMSLALLEGLADLFTDAFEHHDVPMAVLQTSLALAGTVALWWRRTHTERVTVLCMPLAALGQVQVPLAMMLFALAVKRRDRVMWTLSAFAYAAFLAQSAIEKHGDLSFGDVLVTALWVLVLVLFGAYFGARHDRLVALQERAERAEAEQEARAEAARMAERTRIAREMHDVLAHRISLIALHAGGLEITERPEPDAARQTAGLIRETARSALEDLRDVLGVLASSDTSAPLAPQPRFADIAELVERSAAAGVSVRLVPNSSLSLDAPVPEAVGRAAYRVVQEALTNIHKHAASAATTVRLSGAPDIGLEVRVENQAPRVVGTSLPGAGSGLAGLRERVEVAGGSFEAGPTLRGGFLVLAWLPWPRTEAKDAGEFGVIMSRTRSGRKADSGDSARTACVADDGTDRTAPVGPADRRLIPSPEPAA, via the coding sequence GTGAAATCCCCGGCCTGGCTCCCGCGTGCCCGCGACCTCGCGGTGATGTCGCTGGCCCTGCTGGAGGGGCTAGCGGACCTGTTCACGGACGCCTTCGAGCACCACGACGTGCCGATGGCGGTCCTGCAGACCTCGCTGGCGCTGGCCGGGACGGTGGCCCTGTGGTGGCGCCGGACGCACACCGAGCGCGTGACCGTGCTGTGCATGCCGCTGGCCGCGCTCGGCCAGGTGCAGGTCCCGCTGGCGATGATGCTGTTCGCGCTGGCGGTGAAGCGCCGCGACCGGGTGATGTGGACGCTGAGCGCGTTCGCCTACGCCGCTTTCCTGGCCCAGAGCGCCATCGAGAAGCACGGGGACCTGAGCTTCGGCGACGTGCTGGTGACCGCGCTGTGGGTGCTGGTCCTGGTCCTGTTCGGCGCCTACTTCGGCGCCCGGCACGATCGCCTGGTCGCCCTGCAGGAGCGGGCCGAGCGGGCCGAGGCCGAGCAGGAGGCCCGGGCCGAGGCCGCGCGGATGGCCGAGCGCACCCGCATCGCGCGCGAGATGCACGACGTGCTGGCGCACCGGATCTCGCTGATCGCGCTGCACGCCGGCGGCCTGGAGATCACCGAGCGCCCCGAGCCGGACGCCGCGCGCCAGACCGCGGGCCTGATCCGGGAGACCGCGCGCTCGGCCCTGGAGGACCTGCGCGACGTGCTCGGCGTGCTGGCCAGCAGCGACACCTCGGCCCCGCTGGCGCCGCAGCCGCGCTTCGCGGACATCGCCGAGCTGGTCGAGCGCTCGGCCGCGGCCGGCGTCTCGGTGCGCCTGGTGCCGAACAGCAGCCTGAGCCTGGACGCCCCGGTGCCCGAGGCGGTGGGCCGCGCCGCCTACCGGGTGGTGCAGGAAGCGCTGACCAACATCCACAAGCACGCCGCGTCGGCCGCGACCACGGTCCGGCTGTCCGGCGCCCCCGACATCGGCCTGGAGGTGCGGGTGGAGAACCAGGCGCCGCGGGTCGTGGGCACCTCGCTGCCCGGCGCCGGCTCGGGCCTGGCGGGCCTGCGCGAGCGCGTCGAGGTGGCCGGGGGCTCCTTCGAGGCCGGCCCGACCCTGCGCGGCGGCTTCCTGGTCCTGGCCTGGCTGCCGTGGCCGCGGACGGAGGCCAAGGACGCCGGCGAGTTCGGCGTGATCATGTCCCGCACCCGGTCCGGACGGAAGGCGGACAGCGGCGACTCGGCCCGCACCGCCTGCGTGGCCGATGATGGAACAGACCGCACCGCACCCGTAGGTCCGGCCGACCGCCGCCTGATCCCCTCCCCGGAGCCCGCCGCATGA
- a CDS encoding glutaminase yields the protein MANEEGAAVSVDDIAYDALLEWIAEEVAPYVGEGRVADYIPALAEVPPDRFGMALATVDGHLYGVGDFRERFSLQSISKVFTLALVMAGDAGALRGRVGVEPSGNAFNSLIQLEYERGIPRNPFINAGALVVTDILQTQTGDAAGAVLDFLRTESDDHTVTIDGAVAASEAEHGDLNLALAHFMAAYGNIENPVDVTAEHYFRHCSISMSCAETAMAGLFLARHGVRTNGTRLLPVLGAKRVNALMMTCGAYDAAGDFAFRVGLPGKSGVGGGILAVVPGRAALCVWSPALDPHGNSVAGVEALDRFSAATGWSVF from the coding sequence ATGGCGAATGAGGAAGGCGCGGCGGTGTCGGTGGACGACATCGCCTACGACGCGCTACTGGAGTGGATCGCCGAGGAGGTGGCCCCCTACGTCGGCGAGGGGCGCGTCGCGGACTACATCCCGGCGCTGGCCGAGGTGCCCCCGGACCGCTTCGGGATGGCCCTGGCCACGGTCGACGGCCACCTCTACGGGGTGGGCGACTTCCGCGAGCGCTTCTCGCTGCAGAGCATCTCCAAGGTGTTCACCCTGGCGCTGGTGATGGCCGGCGACGCCGGGGCGCTGCGCGGCCGGGTCGGCGTGGAGCCGTCCGGCAACGCCTTCAACTCCCTGATCCAGCTCGAGTACGAGCGCGGCATCCCGCGCAACCCGTTCATCAACGCCGGCGCGCTGGTCGTCACCGACATCCTGCAGACCCAGACCGGCGACGCGGCCGGCGCCGTCCTGGACTTCCTGCGCACCGAATCCGACGACCACACCGTCACCATCGACGGCGCGGTGGCCGCCTCCGAGGCCGAGCACGGGGACCTGAACCTGGCGCTGGCGCACTTCATGGCCGCCTACGGCAACATCGAGAATCCCGTCGACGTCACCGCCGAGCACTACTTCCGGCACTGCTCGATCTCGATGAGCTGCGCCGAGACGGCGATGGCCGGGCTGTTCCTGGCCCGCCACGGGGTGCGCACCAACGGGACCCGGCTGCTGCCGGTGCTCGGCGCCAAGCGCGTCAATGCGCTGATGATGACGTGCGGCGCGTACGACGCCGCCGGCGACTTCGCGTTCCGCGTCGGGCTGCCCGGCAAGAGCGGCGTCGGCGGCGGGATCCTGGCGGTGGTGCCGGGGCGCGCCGCGCTGTGCGTGTGGTCACCCGCCCTGGACCCGCACGGGAACTCGGTGGCGGGGGTCGAGGCCTTGGACCGGTTCAGCGCGGCCACGGGATGGTCGGTGTTCTGA
- a CDS encoding phosphate ABC transporter ATP-binding protein, with product MTETEIDEYGAVATASAADAPTQQLPAVPADPGAAAGVAPAASTAPAAGAGRSGRLVGLQTLDLSAWFGDHKVLERVSLTMAPGEVTALIGPSGCGKSTYLRILNRMHEMVKSAQLAGRVLLDGDDIYAPGRRPADVRARVGMVFQRPNPFPAMSIYDNVVSGLKLAGIKAAKSRRDELVETSLTQAGLWAEVRNRLRAPGGALSGGQQQRLCIARSLAVEPDVLLMDEPCSALDPTSTRRVEETIADLRGRLTIVIVTHNMQQAARVSQNCAFFLASHDTPGRIVEAGPTRQLFEDPRDDRTADYVNGRFG from the coding sequence ATGACCGAGACCGAGATAGACGAGTACGGCGCGGTGGCGACAGCCTCTGCCGCGGACGCCCCGACCCAGCAGCTGCCAGCCGTCCCCGCCGATCCGGGCGCGGCCGCCGGCGTCGCTCCGGCCGCCAGTACCGCTCCGGCCGCTGGCGCCGGCCGCTCGGGCCGCCTGGTCGGCCTGCAGACCCTGGACCTATCGGCCTGGTTCGGCGACCACAAGGTGCTCGAACGGGTGTCGCTGACCATGGCGCCCGGCGAGGTGACGGCGCTGATCGGGCCGTCGGGCTGCGGCAAGTCCACGTATCTGCGGATCCTGAACCGCATGCACGAGATGGTGAAGTCGGCGCAGCTGGCCGGCCGAGTGCTGCTGGACGGCGACGACATCTACGCGCCGGGCCGCCGCCCCGCCGACGTCCGGGCCCGGGTCGGCATGGTGTTCCAGCGTCCGAACCCGTTCCCGGCCATGTCCATCTACGACAACGTCGTCAGCGGCCTGAAGCTGGCCGGCATCAAGGCCGCCAAGTCCCGCCGCGACGAGCTGGTCGAGACCAGCCTGACGCAGGCCGGCCTGTGGGCCGAGGTCCGCAACCGGCTGCGCGCGCCGGGCGGCGCCCTGTCCGGCGGCCAGCAGCAGCGGCTGTGCATCGCCCGCTCATTGGCCGTGGAGCCGGACGTGCTGCTGATGGACGAGCCCTGCTCCGCGCTGGACCCGACCTCCACCCGCCGGGTCGAGGAGACCATCGCCGACCTGCGCGGGCGGCTGACGATCGTGATCGTCACGCACAACATGCAGCAGGCCGCGCGGGTGTCGCAGAACTGCGCGTTCTTCCTGGCCAGCCACGACACCCCCGGGCGGATCGTGGAGGCCGGGCCGACGCGGCAGCTGTTCGAGGATCCGCGCGACGATCGGACGGCGGACTACGTGAACGGGCGGTTCGGGTAG
- a CDS encoding class E sortase, whose amino-acid sequence MSAATEAAAPAVTPDPEAEAPTEAPATTEPGAGVPQPAAEAPSSPSSPSSQSARAAALREGRALRTVRMVGMAASLTAALLLGWAVYAFGFSKLQEQHSQADLYRALAGELGQATAPVGPAADGAPVAIMDIPAIGLHQTVVVEGTTGSDLARGPGHLRYTVLPGQPGVSTLLGRRGTFGAPFAELPRLRLGDKITFTTGQGAFTYTVNAFGQGSKPVMDSFPNRLVLATGDSTWIPTHVIYVGARLDGAPTDASGQRGTKTDLDKPLSSDTDAWPALQLWALALALAVAATVVLAVVGNRRAVYLSTAPVLAALLWCVYENATVLLPNLY is encoded by the coding sequence GTGAGCGCGGCGACCGAGGCGGCCGCGCCGGCTGTGACGCCGGATCCGGAGGCTGAGGCACCGACCGAGGCACCGGCCACGACGGAGCCCGGCGCCGGCGTTCCGCAGCCTGCTGCTGAAGCGCCCTCGTCCCCGTCGTCCCCGTCGTCCCAGTCGGCTCGGGCGGCCGCGCTGCGCGAGGGCCGGGCCCTGCGCACCGTGCGCATGGTGGGCATGGCCGCAAGCCTGACCGCCGCGCTTCTGCTGGGCTGGGCCGTTTACGCGTTCGGCTTCTCCAAGCTCCAGGAGCAGCACAGCCAGGCCGACCTCTACCGCGCGCTGGCCGGCGAGCTCGGGCAGGCCACGGCGCCGGTCGGGCCGGCCGCCGACGGCGCGCCGGTGGCCATCATGGACATCCCGGCGATCGGGCTGCACCAGACGGTCGTGGTGGAGGGCACCACCGGGTCTGATCTGGCGCGCGGCCCCGGGCACCTCCGTTACACGGTGCTGCCCGGCCAGCCCGGTGTCAGTACTCTGCTGGGCCGGCGCGGGACCTTCGGCGCGCCGTTCGCGGAGCTGCCCCGGCTGCGCCTCGGCGACAAGATCACCTTCACCACCGGCCAGGGCGCCTTCACCTACACCGTGAACGCCTTCGGCCAGGGCTCGAAGCCGGTCATGGACTCCTTCCCGAACCGGCTGGTGCTGGCCACCGGCGACTCGACCTGGATCCCGACCCACGTGATCTACGTCGGTGCCCGTCTGGACGGCGCGCCCACGGACGCCTCCGGGCAGCGCGGCACCAAGACCGATCTGGACAAGCCGCTCTCCTCCGACACCGACGCCTGGCCCGCGCTCCAGCTGTGGGCCCTCGCGCTGGCTCTGGCCGTGGCCGCGACGGTCGTGCTGGCCGTGGTGGGGAACCGGCGCGCCGTCTACCTGTCGACGGCGCCGGTGCTGGCCGCGCTGCTGTGGTGCGTGTACGAGAACGCCACCGTCCTGCTGCCGAACCTCTACTGA
- a CDS encoding substrate-binding domain-containing protein, which yields MRSRIPARLAAALAAAAALAAAITPAAPAHAATALSGSGSSWSGPALDQWRRDILPQGIDIDFTANGSAAGRTDWENGMEDFTASDVPFRTTPDQGVGSSGHSNGQGNVENPTYRYSYVPVTAGGTTFMYNLKIGGRQITDLRLSPDVLVGIFTNQITMWDDPRIKADYPGNLPHEPITPVVRSDGSGATAQWTRYMEHTHKAQWDAYCTSINGVSCGDYTEFFPTPATSNMHAENGSDVVAGFIMSPEGEGAIGYDEYAYAKLNNWPVVKVLNPAGYYAVPTASNVAIALTAAKIRGVDDNTPPDDPNYLQQNLDAVYTMTDPRSYPISSYSYIIVPRDTGSLPLPPRASDDHGAALSKYAAYILCAGQAEADQLGYSPIPRNLVRGGMLQVSHIPGQASGVDPNTLANCANPTFNAAGQLTVLTNAPQPSPCDKAGAPLNCTVGGGTGGGSGGSTGGSSGGKGGSTGGHSSTGGTSGGTGGSGGSGKTGGTTGGNSGTTGGTVGGTTGGAAGATGGGTGGIDPLTGLPTDGSGSGGDSGGSVGGATAVVADVPQHRDPKLMAGLTSLELLAVVIVPPVLGSVLARRRKLAAAGKDRTP from the coding sequence TTGAGAAGCCGAATCCCGGCCCGGCTGGCGGCGGCGCTTGCTGCGGCCGCAGCCCTGGCCGCCGCGATTACGCCGGCCGCCCCGGCGCACGCCGCGACCGCGCTCAGCGGCTCCGGCTCGTCCTGGAGCGGCCCGGCGCTGGACCAGTGGCGCCGCGACATCCTGCCGCAGGGCATCGACATCGACTTCACGGCCAACGGCTCCGCGGCCGGCCGGACCGACTGGGAGAACGGGATGGAGGACTTCACGGCGTCCGACGTGCCGTTCCGGACCACGCCGGACCAGGGCGTGGGCTCCAGCGGGCACTCCAACGGCCAGGGCAACGTCGAGAACCCGACCTACCGCTACTCCTACGTCCCGGTGACCGCCGGCGGCACGACCTTCATGTACAACCTGAAGATCGGCGGCAGGCAGATCACCGACCTGCGCCTGTCCCCGGACGTGCTGGTCGGCATCTTCACCAACCAGATCACCATGTGGGACGACCCCCGGATCAAGGCCGACTACCCGGGTAACCTGCCGCACGAGCCGATCACCCCGGTGGTGCGCTCCGACGGCTCCGGCGCGACCGCGCAGTGGACCCGGTACATGGAGCACACGCACAAGGCGCAGTGGGACGCGTACTGCACCTCGATCAACGGCGTCTCCTGCGGGGACTACACCGAGTTCTTCCCGACGCCGGCGACCAGCAACATGCACGCCGAGAACGGCTCGGACGTGGTGGCCGGTTTCATCATGTCCCCGGAGGGCGAGGGCGCGATCGGCTACGACGAGTACGCCTACGCCAAGCTGAACAACTGGCCGGTCGTCAAGGTCCTGAACCCGGCCGGCTACTACGCCGTCCCGACCGCCTCGAACGTCGCGATCGCGCTGACCGCGGCGAAGATCCGCGGCGTCGACGACAACACGCCGCCGGACGATCCGAACTACCTCCAGCAGAACCTCGACGCGGTCTACACGATGACCGACCCGAGGTCCTACCCGATCTCCAGTTACAGCTACATCATCGTGCCCCGGGACACCGGCTCGCTGCCGCTCCCGCCCCGCGCGTCCGACGACCACGGCGCCGCGCTGTCCAAGTACGCGGCCTACATCCTGTGCGCGGGCCAGGCGGAGGCCGACCAACTCGGCTACTCGCCGATCCCGCGCAACCTGGTGCGCGGCGGGATGCTCCAGGTCTCGCACATCCCCGGCCAGGCCTCCGGCGTGGATCCCAACACCCTGGCGAACTGCGCGAACCCGACCTTCAACGCCGCCGGCCAGCTGACGGTGCTGACCAACGCCCCGCAGCCGAGCCCGTGCGACAAGGCCGGCGCGCCGCTGAACTGCACGGTCGGCGGCGGGACCGGCGGCGGCTCCGGCGGATCCACCGGCGGCTCGTCGGGCGGCAAGGGCGGCTCGACCGGCGGCCACAGCTCCACCGGCGGGACCAGCGGCGGCACCGGGGGCTCCGGCGGATCCGGCAAGACCGGCGGGACCACCGGCGGCAACAGCGGGACCACCGGCGGCACGGTGGGCGGCACCACCGGCGGCGCGGCCGGCGCAACCGGCGGCGGGACCGGCGGGATCGACCCGCTCACCGGGCTGCCGACCGACGGCTCCGGCAGCGGCGGGGACAGCGGCGGCTCCGTCGGCGGGGCCACGGCGGTGGTCGCCGACGTGCCGCAGCACCGGGACCCGAAGCTGATGGCCGGGCTCACATCGCTGGAGCTGCTGGCGGTGGTGATCGTGCCGCCGGTGCTCGGGAGCGTCCTGGCGCGGCGCCGCAAGCTCGCCGCCGCCGGGAAGGACCGGACGCCGTGA
- the pstA gene encoding phosphate ABC transporter permease PstA, with amino-acid sequence MTTVESAVPAAAVPAADVAAVAVVDRPAPVGDGPGAAHPDAYPDAYPDAHADAYLDADSGQVRVRPGALTAADYATLAGAAFGAVGLVWLVYERLMPWSGALGFWLCWYLVYLAMYWGIARTQWEARHVREKIATAVFTGAGLLILVVLVDQVAYVAWRGEKVVVHGNFLTSDMQKTGPLDPLTSGGCLHAIVGSLEQLGLATLFAVPLGISAAVFMSEVGGRLARPVRTVVEAMTALPSIVAGLFILGSVILTLGYDRSGFAASLALTVMMMPIVTRASEVVIRVVPNTLREASYALGASQWRTVWNVVLPTARSGLTTAILLGMARAVGETSPVLLTAGFTSGMNANAFSGQQVSLPLYVWNYVRYPQEDMKIRAFGAALTLMAIVMILFVAARVAGGRRPGELSRRRRRQMARDRVRAAATPAVPAVRAAPAAPRPHPAPTPTAAAVAHPNPEPAS; translated from the coding sequence ATGACGACTGTCGAATCCGCTGTGCCCGCCGCCGCTGTGCCCGCCGCCGACGTGGCCGCTGTCGCCGTCGTCGACCGGCCCGCCCCGGTCGGCGACGGCCCCGGCGCGGCCCACCCCGATGCCTACCCTGATGCCTACCCTGATGCCCACGCCGACGCCTACCTCGACGCCGACAGCGGGCAGGTGCGCGTGCGTCCCGGCGCGCTCACCGCCGCCGACTACGCGACCCTGGCCGGCGCGGCGTTCGGCGCGGTCGGCCTGGTCTGGCTGGTGTACGAGCGCCTCATGCCGTGGTCCGGCGCGCTGGGCTTCTGGCTGTGCTGGTACCTGGTCTACCTGGCCATGTACTGGGGCATCGCGCGCACCCAGTGGGAGGCCCGCCATGTGCGCGAGAAGATCGCCACCGCCGTGTTCACCGGAGCCGGGCTCCTGATCCTGGTGGTGCTCGTCGACCAGGTGGCCTACGTGGCCTGGCGGGGCGAGAAGGTCGTCGTGCACGGCAACTTCCTGACCTCCGACATGCAGAAGACCGGCCCGCTGGACCCGCTGACCTCCGGCGGCTGCCTGCACGCGATCGTCGGCTCGCTGGAGCAGCTGGGGCTCGCGACGCTGTTCGCGGTGCCGCTGGGCATCTCGGCCGCGGTGTTCATGTCCGAGGTCGGCGGCCGGCTGGCGCGGCCGGTGCGGACCGTGGTCGAGGCGATGACCGCGCTGCCCTCGATCGTCGCGGGCCTGTTCATCCTCGGCTCGGTGATCCTGACCCTGGGCTACGACCGCAGCGGGTTCGCCGCGTCGCTGGCGCTGACCGTGATGATGATGCCGATCGTCACCCGGGCCTCGGAGGTGGTGATCCGGGTCGTGCCGAACACCTTGCGCGAGGCTTCCTACGCGCTCGGCGCCAGTCAGTGGCGCACGGTGTGGAACGTGGTCCTGCCCACCGCGCGGTCCGGCCTGACCACCGCGATCCTGCTCGGCATGGCGCGGGCGGTGGGGGAGACCTCGCCGGTCCTGCTCACCGCCGGGTTCACCTCCGGCATGAACGCGAACGCGTTCAGCGGCCAGCAGGTCAGCCTGCCGCTCTACGTCTGGAACTACGTCCGCTACCCCCAGGAGGACATGAAGATCCGGGCCTTCGGCGCCGCGCTGACGCTGATGGCGATCGTCATGATCCTGTTCGTCGCCGCGCGCGTGGCCGGCGGCCGGCGGCCGGGCGAGCTGTCGCGCCGCCGCCGACGGCAGATGGCCCGCGACCGGGTCCGGGCCGCTGCGACGCCTGCCGTCCCTGCCGTCCGTGCCGCCCCTGCCGCGCCGCGCCCGCATCCCGCACCGACACCCACCGCCGCGGCTGTGGCCCATCCGAACCCGGAGCCTGCCTCGTGA
- the pstC gene encoding phosphate ABC transporter permease subunit PstC, which yields MSTADVGAELADSLFGPPPGNSGYGPQPGPAAEDRPIRIIPGVSRGDRVFRIAFRAAGLSVFAIMGLIALFLLTRGAQALHATGWSFLTEQRWQTATHRFGVGAVLPDGIIIAVIALLIAVPVALCAAVFISEYAPPGLRRTLVSLVDLMAAVPSIVYGLWGLIFLTPRVIGFERWLSTHLGGVFPFLKVRNGEIAASYAQSAFIAGVVVSLMVIPIICSLSREVFSQAPTGEREGAYALGATRWGMVRTVVLPFGKGGVIGAVMLGFGRAMGETIAVALIISPVFAVTSHPLQAGGNSISSLIALRYGESDKLALSALMAAGLVLFTITLLVNMAAAAIISRSRSGAATNE from the coding sequence GTGAGTACCGCGGACGTCGGCGCCGAGCTCGCTGACAGCCTGTTCGGGCCGCCTCCCGGGAATTCCGGCTACGGCCCGCAGCCGGGGCCCGCCGCCGAGGACCGTCCGATCCGGATCATCCCCGGGGTGTCGCGGGGCGACCGCGTCTTCCGGATCGCGTTCCGTGCCGCCGGGCTGTCGGTGTTCGCGATCATGGGGCTGATCGCGTTGTTCCTCCTCACGCGCGGGGCACAGGCGCTGCACGCCACCGGGTGGTCGTTCCTGACCGAGCAGCGGTGGCAGACGGCCACCCACCGGTTCGGCGTCGGCGCGGTGCTGCCGGACGGGATCATCATCGCGGTCATCGCGCTGCTGATCGCGGTGCCGGTGGCGCTGTGCGCGGCCGTGTTCATCTCCGAGTACGCGCCCCCGGGACTGCGCCGGACGCTGGTCTCGCTGGTCGACCTGATGGCCGCGGTGCCCAGCATCGTCTACGGGCTGTGGGGGCTGATCTTCCTCACGCCGCGGGTCATCGGCTTCGAGCGGTGGCTGTCCACGCACCTCGGCGGGGTGTTCCCGTTCCTCAAGGTGCGCAATGGCGAGATCGCCGCCTCGTACGCGCAGTCCGCGTTCATAGCCGGCGTCGTGGTGTCGCTGATGGTGATCCCGATCATCTGCTCGCTGTCCCGCGAGGTGTTCTCGCAGGCCCCGACCGGGGAGCGGGAAGGCGCGTACGCGCTCGGCGCGACGCGCTGGGGGATGGTGCGGACCGTCGTGCTGCCGTTCGGCAAGGGCGGGGTGATCGGCGCGGTGATGCTCGGCTTCGGCCGGGCGATGGGCGAGACCATCGCGGTGGCGCTGATCATCTCGCCGGTGTTCGCGGTCACCTCGCATCCGCTGCAGGCCGGCGGCAACTCCATCTCCTCGCTGATCGCGCTGCGCTACGGCGAGTCCGACAAGCTCGCGCTGTCCGCGCTGATGGCCGCCGGGCTCGTCCTGTTCACGATCACGCTGCTGGTCAACATGGCCGCGGCGGCGATCATCTCCCGTTCGCGCTCCGGCGCCGCGACCAATGAGTGA
- a CDS encoding PstS family phosphate ABC transporter substrate-binding protein translates to MRSVTRKLAITSAIAAAALGAVVASNGAALADPPSGTTPAATDIVAVGSDTIQALDNGVSTAYNATSPASKFYSWDATPAGNITPKSGASTIARPNGSGAGITALNSTTDTTLDIARSSRGPNSGTTDWFIPFATDAVGWSAYTGGNAPHDLSSSDLQGIYNCTITNWSQITDEGTLPNAPIDVFIPQSGSGTRSFWLGALGITTTPSCWKATTPEENEGTDPAFAGDVNAIFPYSLSHYIGQVYDGKGTTTDAPGVLDANRSIDGTEQLDTTNKVWNSNLSLTYTRNVYHVVRQADWSNATEGPRLKALLGRASNNGWLCKNGASLITSYGFHTLGNACGTLQAGI, encoded by the coding sequence ATGCGTTCTGTCACCCGCAAGCTCGCCATCACCTCGGCGATCGCCGCGGCCGCCCTGGGCGCCGTGGTGGCGTCGAACGGCGCCGCGCTGGCCGACCCGCCGTCGGGCACCACCCCGGCCGCGACCGACATCGTGGCCGTCGGCTCGGACACCATCCAGGCGCTGGACAACGGCGTGTCGACCGCGTACAACGCCACCAGCCCGGCCTCGAAGTTCTACAGCTGGGACGCGACCCCGGCCGGCAACATCACGCCGAAGTCCGGCGCGAGCACCATCGCCCGGCCGAACGGCTCCGGCGCCGGTATCACCGCGCTGAACAGCACCACCGACACCACGCTGGACATCGCCCGCTCGTCGCGGGGCCCGAACTCCGGCACCACCGACTGGTTCATCCCGTTCGCGACGGACGCGGTGGGCTGGTCCGCCTACACCGGCGGCAACGCCCCGCATGACCTGAGCAGCTCCGACCTGCAGGGCATCTACAACTGCACCATCACCAACTGGAGCCAGATCACCGACGAGGGCACCCTGCCGAACGCCCCCATCGACGTGTTCATCCCGCAGTCCGGCTCCGGCACCCGGTCGTTCTGGCTGGGCGCGCTGGGCATCACGACCACCCCGTCGTGCTGGAAGGCCACCACGCCGGAGGAAAACGAGGGCACCGACCCGGCGTTCGCCGGCGACGTCAACGCGATCTTCCCCTACTCCCTGAGCCACTACATCGGCCAGGTCTACGACGGCAAGGGCACCACCACGGACGCCCCCGGGGTCCTGGACGCCAACCGCTCGATCGACGGCACCGAGCAGCTCGACACCACGAACAAGGTGTGGAACTCGAACCTGTCGCTGACCTACACCCGCAACGTCTACCACGTCGTGCGCCAGGCCGACTGGTCCAACGCGACCGAGGGGCCGCGGCTGAAGGCGCTGCTGGGCCGCGCCTCGAACAACGGCTGGCTGTGCAAGAACGGCGCCAGCCTGATCACCAGCTACGGCTTCCACACCCTGGGCAACGCCTGCGGCACGCTCCAGGCCGGTATCTGA
- a CDS encoding DUF1508 domain-containing protein, with product MDTVRDESGRVLVDRAENGRYRWRAKASNGRIVAISAPAYSAADEARRAYSRLRRDAPNLSARISHVKDGAGWTWVLQSPSGTPLARSIRSYERYATCQIAVAKFLAILAADG from the coding sequence ATGGACACTGTTCGGGACGAGAGCGGACGGGTGCTGGTGGACCGTGCTGAGAACGGGCGCTACCGCTGGCGGGCGAAGGCGAGCAACGGACGGATCGTGGCCATCTCCGCCCCCGCGTACTCCGCGGCGGACGAGGCGCGCCGGGCCTACTCCCGCTTACGCCGCGACGCGCCCAACCTGTCGGCGCGCATCAGCCACGTGAAGGACGGGGCCGGCTGGACCTGGGTCCTCCAGTCGCCCAGCGGAACCCCTCTGGCCCGCTCGATCCGCTCCTACGAGCGCTACGCGACCTGTCAGATAGCGGTCGCCAAGTTCCTGGCGATCCTGGCCGCCGACGGCTGA